The genomic interval GGGCTTCAACGCCAACGCGGTGCGCACCGTGAAGGCCCCCTGGTTCGACGGCGGCGCCACGCTCACCAAGGTGCGCGGCAGCTACAAGTTCAGCCTGACCCAGACGCACTGGCGGATGGAGAACCGCCCGCTGGCGCTGGACATGCCGCTGTCCGAGCTGAAGAACCCGTCCATCGCGACGCAGCACACGCTCCACCGCGTCAAGAGCGAGCTGAAGTTCGGCGTCCAGGACAACCTGCCGGCCTTCGACTACAACAAGGGCCCCAGCAACCCCCAGGGTTACAAGTGGGGCATGGCTATCGACCTGTCCCGCTGCACCGGTTGCAGCGCGTGCGTGATTGCCTGCCAGGCGGAGAACAACATCCCCGTCGTGGGCAAGCAGCAGGTCTCCGTGAGCCGTGAGATGCAGTGGCTGCGCATCGACCGCTACTTCGAGGGCAGCGAGAGCGACCCCCGGATGGTCATGCAGCCGGTGATGTGCGTGCACTGCGAGAAGGCCCCGTGCGAGTACGTCTGCCCGGTGAACGCCACCGTGCACTCGGACGAGGGCCTCAACGACATGGTGTACAACCGCTGCGTCGGCACCCGGTACTGCTCGAACAACTGCCCGTACAAGGTGCGCCGGTTCAACTACCTGCACTACACGGCGGACAAGACGGCCACCGAGAAGATGCTGATGAACCCGGACGTCACCGTCCGCAACCGCGGCGTGATGGAGAAGTGCACGTACTGCGTCCAGCGCATCGAGCGAGTGCGCATCGACGCCCGCGTCGAGAAGCGCCTCATCAATGAGAAGGAGCTGCAGACGGCCTGCCAGCAGACCTGCCCCACGCAGGCCATCACCTTCGGCTCCCTCAACGACCCGCAGCAGCGCGTCACGCAGCTCCACGAGGACGAGCGCGCGTACAAGCTGCTCCACGAGCTGGGCACCCGCCCGCGCACCGCGCACCTCATCCGCGTCCGCAATCCCAACCCCGCCCTCGAGCCCGCCGCGTCCGCCGCTGCGAACCAAGGGAGCCACTAAGCCATGGCTGAAACTGCTTCCACCACGTATCACGACCCGCTCGAGCCACGACCCCTCGTCGCGCCGCACCATGACGACGCGACCCTGAACGAGACGCTGCTGGACCATGTCTGGCGCAAGCCGGGCAAGGGCTGGTTCATGCTCTTCGGCCTGTCGCTCAGCGCCCTGGGCCTGCTCGTCATCGGTGTCACCTACACGCTGGCCCGCGGTATCGGCGTGTGGGGTAACAACCAGCCTGTCGGCTGGGCGTTCGACATCATCAACTTCGTCTGGTGGGTCGGTATCGGCCACGCCGGTACGCTCATCTCCGCCATCCTCCTGCTCTTCCAGCAGAAGTGGCGCACGAGCATCAACCGGTTCGCGGAAGCCATGACGCTGTTCGCCGTCATGTGCGCCGGTCTGTTCCCACTGCTGCACACCGGCCGTCCCTGGTTCGCCTTCTGGCTGTTCCCCTACCCCAGCACCCTGGGCGCGTGGCCGCAGTTCCGCTCGCCGCTGGTGTGGGACGTGTTCGCCATCTCGACGTACCTCACGGTGTCCGCGCTCTTCTGGTTCGTGGGCCTCATCCCGGACCTGGCGGCGCTGCGTGATTCGTCCAAGACGAAGCTCCAGCGGACCATCTACGGCCTGTTCGCGCTCGGTTGGCGCGGCTCCGGTCGGCACTGGCACAACTACAAGATTGCGTACCTGCTGCTGGCCGGTCTCTCCACGCCGCTCGTGGTGTCCGTGCACACCATCGTTTCGTTCGACTTCGCCGTCTCCCTGCTGCCCGGCTGGCACGCCACCATCTTCCCGCCCTACTTCGTGGCCGGCGCCGTGTTCAGCGGCTTCGCGATGGTGATCACGCTCATCATCCCGGCGCGCAAGTACCTGGGTCTGCGGGACGTCATCACGGACCGCCACCTGGAGAACATGAACAAGGTCATCCTGGCGACGGGTCTGCTCGTCTCCTATGGGTACCTGATGGAGCACTTCGTCGCCTGGTACTCGCAGAACCAGTACGAGCTCTGGACCTTCTACGTGAACCGCGCCACGGGCCCCTACGCCGGCGTGTACTGGCTGATGATCGCCTGCAACGTCATCACCCCGAACATCTTCTGGTTCAAGAAGTGCCGCACCAACATCGCCATCATGTGGGTGGCGTCCATCGCGGTGAACATCGGCATGTGGTGCGAGCGGTTCATCATCATCGTCACCTCGCTGAGCCAGGACTTCCTGCCGTCCTCCTGGGGCATCTACACCCCGACGTGGGTGGACTGGTCCATCTACATCGGCACGCTGGGCCTGTTCGGCACCCTGTTCCTCCTGTTCCTCAAGTTCGTGCCCGCGGTCGCCATCAGCGAAGTGAAGGAGCTCCAGCTCGAGCTCAAGCACGCCGCTCACCAGCACGGCTCTGATGATGCGCTTGCCGGCGCCGGCACCCTCACCCACGGAGCTCACTAAGAGCCATGGAAGCCACCGTTCTCGATTCCTGGGTCCTGGCGGAGTTCTCGACGCCGGACGCCCTCGTGACCGCCACCCGCCAGATGCGGGAGAAGGGCTTCGAGGGAATGGACACCTACTCTCCGTACCCGCTGCACGGCGGGTCGGAGGCCCTGGGTCTGCCGCCCTCGCGCGTGCCCTTCATCGCCCTGTGCGGCGGCCTGACGGGCGTGGCCACGGCGCTGGCCATGCAGACGTGGATGAACACCATCGACTACCCGCTCAACATCGGCGGTCGCCCGCTGCTGTCGCTGCCGGCGTGGGTGCCCATCACGTTCGAGCTGGGGGTGCTGTTCGCCGCCTTCGGCATCTTCTTCGGTCTGCTGGGGCTCAGCCGCCTGCCCCAGCCGTACCACCCCGTCTTCGAGTCCGAGGAGTTCCGCACCGCCTCCACGCACGGCTACTGGCTGAGCGTGCCCCAGGCGACGGGCACGGACGCGGCGCCGGTCATGGATCAGCTCAAGGCCCTGGGCGCGACCCAGGTGACCCTCGTCACGGGAGAGAAGGAATGAGGTGGCTCATCCCCGCCGCCGGACTCGCCACGCTCACGGGCTGCAACGTCAGCTCGGAGTTCCTCCAGCGCATGGAGCACCAGGCGAAGTACGAGTACTACGAGGCGTCCGACTTCTGGGCGGACGGTCGCGCCATGCGCACGCCTCCCGTGGGCACGGTTCCGCGTGAGCGCTTCGAGAAGCTCCCCGAGCTCAAGGACCCGACCCAGCGCCAGGTGGCCCTCACCGGCCGCAGCGCCGGCCAGCCGGTGGCCCACCTGCCCATCACGGTGGACCAGAACCTGCTGACCCTGGGTCAGAAGAAGTACAACATCGTCTGCTCGCAGTGTCACGGCGTGCTCGGCGATGGAAACAGCATCGTCGCGGAGAACATGGCCCTGCGCCTGCCTCCCTCGCTGCTGGACCTGGAGAGCAAGTCGGACGGCCACTTCTACGTGGCCATCAACGAGGGCTACGGCGTGATGCCGTCCTTCTCCGGTGAGCTCGACCTGCGCGAGCGCTGGGCCGTGGTCGCCTACGTCCGCGCACTCCAGACGGCCCGCAATACCCGCACGGACGGCCAGCAGCCCGTTCCGCAGGAGAACCGATGAGTCCCCCCGTCACCAACTCGCACACCAACTTCGGGCCGTACACCGGCACGCCGAAGCTCATGGTGCCCGCGTTCGCCGTGGGCATTCTCTGCCTCCTGGCCACGCTGGGTGGCTTCTTCGCCACCGACGCCAAGGGTGAGACGGCGCACGCCTATCTGATTGGCTTCACCTACTGGGTGGGCATCAGCGTCGCCTTCCTCATCATGCAGGCCATCTTCCACACGGCGAAGGCCAAGTGGCTCATCGTGCTGCGCCGGACGATGGAGACGGCCTCCGCGGTGATTCCGGTGTTCTTCGTGCTGGCCCTGCCGCTGCTGGCCATGGCCACCTACCTCTACCCCTGGTGGGAAGGCTCCGAGCTGACCAAGGGATACTCCAGCCTGGAACTGGAGCACCTGAGCCACAAGCAGCACGGGTACCTGAACAACCACCTGTCCTTCCCCCCCGGCGTGGGCATTCGCCACATCATCTACTTCGGCGTGTGGACGTTCGCGGCCTGGCGGCTGCGGTCGTGGAGCCTGAAGCAGGACACCGAGGGTGGACTCGACTTCACGGTGAAGCAGCGCAAGTTCTCTCCGGGTGTGCTGCCGTTCCTTGCCCTCACCATCACGTTCGCTTCTTTCGACTGGCTGATGAGCCTCACGCCGCTCTGGCAGTCGACCATCTTCGGCGTCTATTACTTCGCCGGAAGCTTCCTGGCGGCCTTCTGCATCCTGACCATCGTCACGGTGAGCGCCCAGGGCAAGGACCTCTACGGCAGCGTCGTGAAGCTGGACCACTTCCACAACCTCGGCAAGCTGATGCTCGCCTTCACCGCGTTCTGGGCCTACATCGCCTTCTCCCAGTTCATGCTGGTGTGGATCGCGAACATCCCGGAAGAGGCGCCCTGGTACGGCCTGCGCATGTTCGGCCCGTGGCGGTCGATGTCCATCGCCCTGTTCTTCCTCCACTTCCTGCTGCCCTTCGGCATCCTGCTGTCGCGCAAGCTGAAGCTGCAGCCTCGGAAGCTGGCCGTGGTGGCCGTGTACCTGCTCATCATCCACGCGGTGGACCTGTACTGGCTGGTGTGGCCGGCGCTGACCGGTGACGCGGGCCCGACGTTCCACTGGTCGCTGCTCACGGCCTTCTTCGGAGTGGGCGGTATCGCGGTGGGCTTCGCCCTCTACCTGGCGCGTGGCCACTACACGCTCACGGTGAAGGACCCCTACATCGCCGAGTCCTTGAGGTACGTGCAGCCATGAAGAAGACCCAGGTTGAGCTCGAGTCGCGCGTCATCGTCGGCGCGCACGGCGTGGCGGCGGAAGAAGACCACCTGGTCATGGGCAAGGTGGTGGGCGTCGGCGTGGGTGCGCTCGCCATCTTCGCGGTGGGCATCGTCTGGGCCTACACCATCCAGGTCCGGACGATGGCTGACATCCAGCCGGAGGGTCCGCCGCCGCGTCCCGCGGCGATGGGGCAGTACGAGGTGGGCATCGTCAACCAGCGCCTGTTCGAGCAGGACTGGCACGCCGTGGACAAGATCAGCGGCCAGGACCAGGCGCTGCGCGCCGGCTGGGGTAACGAGCCGGGGGTGAAGCAGCACCCCGGCATCGACGACGCGATGAAGACGGTCATCGAGCAGAAGCGCAACCCGCCCCCTGCTCCGACCCCCACGCCTACCCCGGAGACCACTCCCGGGCAGACGCCTCCGGCACCGCAGCAGTAGCCTTCACCGCTCCCCTGTCGTAAGAGCCGTCCTGCAATGATGTCCACCCGCTCCTACATCCTTCCGCGCGCCTGCCGCGCGGGCTTCCTCGCCGCGGCGGCGCTGGTGCTGGCCGTCGCGGTGCCAGCCTTCGCCATGCCAGGTGCCGGGAAGACGCCCCGGGCCATCCTGGAGGCACAGCAGGACCTGCCGCCCCCCATCCAGGGTGTGGACGTGCAGGAGCATCTGGGGGAGCTGGTGCCCATGGACACCCGCTTCCTCGACGCCTCCGGGCGCGAGGTGCGCCTGGGCGACGTGGTGCCGAAGGCGCGGCCCACCCTGCTGACGCTCGTCTATTACAACTGTCCCATGCTCTGTAACCTGGTGCTCAACGCCCAGGTGCAGTCCATGAAGGAGCTCGGGCTCGAGCTGGGCAAGGACTACGAAGCCGTTACCGTCAGCATCGACCCTGACGACACGCCCGCCCAGAGCATGGAGCGGCGGCGACGGCACCTGCAGTCCATGGGCAAGCCGGAGACGGCCCCCTGGCACTTCCTGACCGGCACGGACGCGGAAATCCGCCGGCTCGCCGACGCCCTGGGCTTCAAGTACACCTACGACGAGAGCACGAAGCAGTACGCCCACGCAGCCGTGGTGCACGTGCTCACGCCGGAAGGCAGCATCTCCCGGTATCTCTACGGGACGACGTTTCCCCCCTCGGACATGAAGCTGGCGTTGCTGGAGGCGGCCAATGGCCGCGTGGGTACCAGCTTCGATCAGATCATCCTGTCCTGCTTCAAGTATGACACCGCCAGTCGGCGGTATGGCTTCTACATCTTCGGGTTCATCCGCCTGGGCGGCATAGCCGTGTTCTGCGCCCTGGCGACGATGCTGATCTACTTCTGGAGGCGCGAGCTGAAGAAAGGCGCGGCGGCATGAGCGAGCTTCTCAACAATATCCTGTTCCTCCCGGAGGCCGCGTCCACGTTCGCGGAACGCATCGACTCGCTGCATCACTTCGTCGTGGGTACGACGATGGTGATGTCGACGGCGGTCGGTCTGGCGGCCCTGTTCTTCTTCTTCCGTTACCGCCGCCGCCTCCCGGCGCAGGCGACGGAGTACATCGTCCCCACCCTGAAGACGGAGTTCCTCTTCGTCTCCGTTCCCCTCGTGTTCTTCCTGGCCTGGTTCGGTATCGGGTTCCGGGACTTCACGTGGGTCACCACGCCGCCCAAGGACTCGATGGATGTCTACGTCATGGGCAAGCAGTGGATGTGGAAGTTCTCCTACCCGGAGGGCCCCAACGGGGTGAACGTGCTGCACGTACCGGTAAACCGTCCGGTGCGTCTGCTCATCACCTCGCGTGACGTGCTGCACTCCTTCTACGTGCCGGCCTTCCGCATCAAGATGGATGCGCTCCCGGGCCGCTACACGCAGATCTGGTTCGAGGCGACCAAGCCGGGCACGTACCAGGTGCTGTGCACCGAGTACTGCGGCCTGTCGCACTCGAAGATGCTGGCCGAGGTCGTCGTGCTCCCGCAGGAGGAGTACGAGAACTGGATCCAGGAGCAGCGCCGCGGCCGTCTGCAGGACCGTCAGGACGCGCTGGCGGACAACTCCCTGGTGCCGCCGGTGGCGCGCATGGTGGAGCAGGGCCAGGTGCTCGCGGGCACCCAGGGCTGCCTCAAGTGCCACTCGGTGGACGGCTCGCAGCACATCGGCCCGACCTTCCTGGGCATGTACGACCGCGTGGAGAAGCTCGATGACGGGCAGACCATCCGCGTGGACGAGGCCTATATCACCCAGTCGATGATGGACCCGGGCGCCCACCTGGTGGCGGGCTACCAGAACGTGATGCCGACCTACCAGGGCAAGCTGCAGGGCCCGGAGACGGCCGCCATCGTCGAGTACATCAAGTCGCTTCGCACTCCGAACGTCCGTGAGGGCGCCTCCGAGGGACCCGCCTATGACGCCATCCAGTAGCATTGCAGCCCCGGGCGCCACCCCCGCGCCCGAGGAGCATCACGACCACCACCCGAACTACCTGGTTGACGGCACCACCATCAAATCGTGGCTGCTGACGGTTGACCACAAGCGTATCGGGCTCATGTTCCTGTTCTGGGTCCTGCTGTTCTTCCTCGTGGGCGGCATCTTCGCGCTGCTCATCCGGGTGGAGCTGCTGACGCCGGGCCCGACCATCATGGACGCGATGACGTACAACCGTACGTTCACGCTCCATGGCCTGGTCATGATCTTCCTGTTCATGATTCCGGCCATCCCCGCCGTCTTCGGCAACTTCATGTTGCCGCTGATGCTGGGTGCCAAGGACGTGGCCTTCCCCCGGCTGAACCTGCTGTCGCTCTACATCTACCTGGCCGGCGCGGTGCTCGCGCTGTGGGGCATGCTCAACGGCGGCCTGGACACGGGCTGGACGTTCTACACCCCGTACAGCGCGCACACGACGACCACGGTGGCGCCGGTGCTGTTCGGTGCGTTCATCATCGGGTTCAGCTCCATCGTCACGGGCATCAACTTCATCGTGACGTGCCACACGATGCGCGCACCGGGCATCACCTGGTTCAAGATGCCGCTGTTCGTGTGGGCCATCTACGCCACCAGCTGCATCCAGGTGCTGGCCACGCCGGTCATCGGCCTGCTGCTGGTCCTGGTGACGGTGGAGAACCTGTTCGGGTTCGGCATGTTCGACCCGGCGCGCGGCGGTGACCCGGTGCTCTTCCAGCACCTGTTCTGGTTCTACAGCCACCCGGCCGTGTACATCATGGTGCTGCCGTCCTTCGGCGTGATGAGCGAGGTCGTCGCGACCTACAGCCGCAAGAACATCTTCGGCTACCGCGCGGTGGCGTACTCCAGCCTGGGCATCGCCTTCGTGGGTTTCTTCGCGTGGGGCCACCACATGTTCGTGTCTGGCCAGTCCACCTTCGCGGGCGGCCTGTTCGGCGTGCTGACCATGATTGTGGGCGTGTTCACCGCCATCAAGGTCTTCAACTGGGTGGGCACCGTCTACAAGGGCGCGGTCGAGTTCAAGACGCCCTTCGCCTACTTCTGCGGCTTCCTGTTCTTCACCGTGTTCGGTGGCATGACAGGCATCGCGCTGGGCACGGTGTCGCTGGACGTCGCCTGGCACGACACCTACTTCGTGGTGGCGCACTTCCACTTCATCATGGTGGGCGCGACCATCATGGCCTTCCTGGCCGCCCTCCACTACTGGTTCCCGAAGATGTTCGGGCGCACGTACCACGAGGGTTGGGGTCTGGTGGCCGCGGCGCTCATCATCCTGGGCTTCAACGCCACGTTCATTCCCCAGTTCCTGCTGGGCAACAACGGCATGCCGCGGCGCTACTACGAGTACCCGGAGCGCTTCCAGGCGCTGAACGTGGCCTCCACGGCCGGCGCGACGCTGCTGGCGTTCGGGTTCATCATCATCGCCATGTACCTGACGTACGCCCTGATCTACGGCAAGGCGTCCGGCAAGAACCCGTGGCGCAGCAAGGGCTACGAGTGGCTGTCCGAGTCTCCGCCGCCGACCCACAACTTCGTGGGGCCGCAGCCGGAGTTCCCGGAAGAGCCCCACTTCTACGTGGACCCCAAGAAGGCCGAGGTGCCCGATGCAGTCTAGTTCTCACGCCGCCGGGGGCGCCGCCCTGCCCGTCCCCCGGCTCGCCGGCCACTTCGCCTCGCTCGAGGTGCAGAACCACGCCGCGCGACTGGGCATGTGGCTGTTCCTGGCGACGGAAATCCTGCTCTTCGCCGGCCTCTTCATCTGCTACGGCGTCTACCGCTTCCTCTTCCCGGAGGCGTGGGCCGCCGCCAGCCGCAGCCTGGACCTGACGCTGGGCACCGTTAATACGGTGGTGCTCATCACCTCCTCGCTCACCGCGGCGCTCGCGGTGCACTACGCGAAGGAGGGGAAGAACAAGATGGTCGCGGTGCAGATTGGCCTCACGCTGGTGATGGCCGTCGGCTTCCTCGTCATCAAGTACTTCGAGTATCACCACAAGTTCGAGATTGGCACGCTGCCGGGCCGCTTCTACTCGTACGAGGGCATCCAGCTTCCGGGCGTGCCCCTGTACTTTACGGTCTACTTCTGCGCGACGGCCCTGCACGGCATCCACGTCGTCATCGGCATGATCGTGCTGGCCTTCTCCATGGTCCGCGCGCTGAAGAAGGCTGACTTCGGGCCGAACAACTACACGATGGTCGAGCTGGGCAGCATGTACTGGCACCTCGTCGACCTGGTGTGGATCTTCCTCTTCCCGATGCTGTACCTCGTTTGAAGGGTTCCTCCACCATGGGCATTGCCAACGAATCCCGGCAAGAAGAACAGAACATGCGCGAGGAGCACCACGGAGCGGGCCGTTACTGGCTCATCTGGGGTCTGCTGCTGGTGCTGACGGTTGTCACGGTCGTCACCGGCCGTATCCACATCCCCACCTGGGGCCTGGTGCTGGCGCTCGTCATCGCCTCCACCAAGGGCACGCTGGTGCTGCTCTACTTCATGCACCTGGCTGACCACCGCGGCGCCAACCGGCTGGTGTTCGCCGTCTCCATCATCTTCGTGGTGTTGTTGCTCGCCATTCCGCTGGTGGACCTGGGCACCCGCTTCCGCGGCGCCACGCCTCCGGGTTCGACGTACAGCGACCTGCAGGCGATCGACATCGGCGCGGATGCCGAGGAAGGCCGCTACGGCGGCGCCATCCGCAAGCAAGGGAAGACGGGCGAGGAGTCCGGCGCTCCCAAGCAGTAGGGCGGTCGGGGCGGCCACCGCCCCACACCACCCACACGCGGCGCCGAGGGACATCCCCGGCGCCGCGTTGCTTTTGCGGGCTACAGCAACACTTCGAAGTTCAGCGCCAGCGCGGTGTCCGTGGACACCTTGCCCGGAGGCGGCGCGCTGTCGTGCTTCACCAGGAAGCTGGTGCCCAGCGACAGCTGCTTGGTGAGCCCCACGGACAGCTGCGTCTGGCTGTTGAAGAGCATGCGCGAGTCGCCGATGACGCTCACCAGCACCTCCACGTCCTCCTTGAAGGTGACGTTCTGCGCCAGGCCGTAGCGGAACACGGCGCCGAAGCGAGGGCCACCCAGGTCGACGTCCGGCAGGTTCATCCGCGTGGGGTAGTACTGGAAGCGCGTCTCGTTGGCGTAGCGGAAGGCGGCGTCCGTGCGGAGGTAGGACTCGCGGCCCTTCTCCTTCTTCTCGTCCCACCACAGCACGCCCAGACCGCCTTCGCCGAAGGTGCGCGACTCCACGCTCTTCACGTGGTCCGTCTCCGCGCCCCCCAGCAGGTAGCCGCTGATGACGTCGGTGAAGCGCCGGTCGCCGCGCAGCTCCAGGCCCGCGTTGAACGCCACCACCTGGGACACAGCCTCCTCGCCCGTCACCTCGGGCGGACGGCTGCGGCCATAGGAGCCGTAGGACTTGATGGCGTAAATCCAGTGGTCCGTCGTGCGCTGGGCGCTGGCCAGGCCACTCACCGTCAGGGTGGAGGCGTTACCCGTCAGCGAGAT from Myxococcus xanthus carries:
- the ctaD gene encoding cytochrome c oxidase subunit I, with amino-acid sequence MTPSSSIAAPGATPAPEEHHDHHPNYLVDGTTIKSWLLTVDHKRIGLMFLFWVLLFFLVGGIFALLIRVELLTPGPTIMDAMTYNRTFTLHGLVMIFLFMIPAIPAVFGNFMLPLMLGAKDVAFPRLNLLSLYIYLAGAVLALWGMLNGGLDTGWTFYTPYSAHTTTTVAPVLFGAFIIGFSSIVTGINFIVTCHTMRAPGITWFKMPLFVWAIYATSCIQVLATPVIGLLLVLVTVENLFGFGMFDPARGGDPVLFQHLFWFYSHPAVYIMVLPSFGVMSEVVATYSRKNIFGYRAVAYSSLGIAFVGFFAWGHHMFVSGQSTFAGGLFGVLTMIVGVFTAIKVFNWVGTVYKGAVEFKTPFAYFCGFLFFTVFGGMTGIALGTVSLDVAWHDTYFVVAHFHFIMVGATIMAFLAALHYWFPKMFGRTYHEGWGLVAAALIILGFNATFIPQFLLGNNGMPRRYYEYPERFQALNVASTAGATLLAFGFIIIAMYLTYALIYGKASGKNPWRSKGYEWLSESPPPTHNFVGPQPEFPEEPHFYVDPKKAEVPDAV
- a CDS encoding c-type cytochrome, which codes for MRWLIPAAGLATLTGCNVSSEFLQRMEHQAKYEYYEASDFWADGRAMRTPPVGTVPRERFEKLPELKDPTQRQVALTGRSAGQPVAHLPITVDQNLLTLGQKKYNIVCSQCHGVLGDGNSIVAENMALRLPPSLLDLESKSDGHFYVAINEGYGVMPSFSGELDLRERWAVVAYVRALQTARNTRTDGQQPVPQENR
- a CDS encoding DUF481 domain-containing protein, with protein sequence MLSAAFLIATSLQAQTPAPTSSTPPAPAAETAPAAPLSVEERAAIAAERAAIAAERAAEASARAAEAAERAAAATVPPPAAAAAAAPATDKKQGEWDVTVGLGLISLTGNASTLTVSGLASAQRTTDHWIYAIKSYGSYGRSRPPEVTGEEAVSQVVAFNAGLELRGDRRFTDVISGYLLGGAETDHVKSVESRTFGEGGLGVLWWDEKKEKGRESYLRTDAAFRYANETRFQYYPTRMNLPDVDLGGPRFGAVFRYGLAQNVTFKEDVEVLVSVIGDSRMLFNSQTQLSVGLTKQLSLGTSFLVKHDSAPPPGKVSTDTALALNFEVLL
- the nrfD gene encoding NrfD/PsrC family molybdoenzyme membrane anchor subunit gives rise to the protein MAETASTTYHDPLEPRPLVAPHHDDATLNETLLDHVWRKPGKGWFMLFGLSLSALGLLVIGVTYTLARGIGVWGNNQPVGWAFDIINFVWWVGIGHAGTLISAILLLFQQKWRTSINRFAEAMTLFAVMCAGLFPLLHTGRPWFAFWLFPYPSTLGAWPQFRSPLVWDVFAISTYLTVSALFWFVGLIPDLAALRDSSKTKLQRTIYGLFALGWRGSGRHWHNYKIAYLLLAGLSTPLVVSVHTIVSFDFAVSLLPGWHATIFPPYFVAGAVFSGFAMVITLIIPARKYLGLRDVITDRHLENMNKVILATGLLVSYGYLMEHFVAWYSQNQYELWTFYVNRATGPYAGVYWLMIACNVITPNIFWFKKCRTNIAIMWVASIAVNIGMWCERFIIIVTSLSQDFLPSSWGIYTPTWVDWSIYIGTLGLFGTLFLLFLKFVPAVAISEVKELQLELKHAAHQHGSDDALAGAGTLTHGAH
- a CDS encoding cytochrome C oxidase subunit IV family protein codes for the protein MGIANESRQEEQNMREEHHGAGRYWLIWGLLLVLTVVTVVTGRIHIPTWGLVLALVIASTKGTLVLLYFMHLADHRGANRLVFAVSIIFVVLLLAIPLVDLGTRFRGATPPGSTYSDLQAIDIGADAEEGRYGGAIRKQGKTGEESGAPKQ
- a CDS encoding DUF3341 domain-containing protein yields the protein MEATVLDSWVLAEFSTPDALVTATRQMREKGFEGMDTYSPYPLHGGSEALGLPPSRVPFIALCGGLTGVATALAMQTWMNTIDYPLNIGGRPLLSLPAWVPITFELGVLFAAFGIFFGLLGLSRLPQPYHPVFESEEFRTASTHGYWLSVPQATGTDAAPVMDQLKALGATQVTLVTGEKE
- the coxB gene encoding cytochrome c oxidase subunit II; its protein translation is MSELLNNILFLPEAASTFAERIDSLHHFVVGTTMVMSTAVGLAALFFFFRYRRRLPAQATEYIVPTLKTEFLFVSVPLVFFLAWFGIGFRDFTWVTTPPKDSMDVYVMGKQWMWKFSYPEGPNGVNVLHVPVNRPVRLLITSRDVLHSFYVPAFRIKMDALPGRYTQIWFEATKPGTYQVLCTEYCGLSHSKMLAEVVVLPQEEYENWIQEQRRGRLQDRQDALADNSLVPPVARMVEQGQVLAGTQGCLKCHSVDGSQHIGPTFLGMYDRVEKLDDGQTIRVDEAYITQSMMDPGAHLVAGYQNVMPTYQGKLQGPETAAIVEYIKSLRTPNVREGASEGPAYDAIQ
- a CDS encoding cytochrome c oxidase subunit 3 family protein, translated to MQSSSHAAGGAALPVPRLAGHFASLEVQNHAARLGMWLFLATEILLFAGLFICYGVYRFLFPEAWAAASRSLDLTLGTVNTVVLITSSLTAALAVHYAKEGKNKMVAVQIGLTLVMAVGFLVIKYFEYHHKFEIGTLPGRFYSYEGIQLPGVPLYFTVYFCATALHGIHVVIGMIVLAFSMVRALKKADFGPNNYTMVELGSMYWHLVDLVWIFLFPMLYLV
- a CDS encoding SCO family protein; this translates as MMSTRSYILPRACRAGFLAAAALVLAVAVPAFAMPGAGKTPRAILEAQQDLPPPIQGVDVQEHLGELVPMDTRFLDASGREVRLGDVVPKARPTLLTLVYYNCPMLCNLVLNAQVQSMKELGLELGKDYEAVTVSIDPDDTPAQSMERRRRHLQSMGKPETAPWHFLTGTDAEIRRLADALGFKYTYDESTKQYAHAAVVHVLTPEGSISRYLYGTTFPPSDMKLALLEAANGRVGTSFDQIILSCFKYDTASRRYGFYIFGFIRLGGIAVFCALATMLIYFWRRELKKGAAA